In Dioscorea cayenensis subsp. rotundata cultivar TDr96_F1 chromosome 11, TDr96_F1_v2_PseudoChromosome.rev07_lg8_w22 25.fasta, whole genome shotgun sequence, a single genomic region encodes these proteins:
- the LOC120272595 gene encoding uric acid degradation bifunctional protein TTL isoform X3: MEEQRSWSEIDFLRCCGSSKFSRAMMEASPFPDLQHAIQFARNIWFNEIDVNGWLDAFADHPPIGATSKPISQWSKEEQSTAVVTATDSTMEELIEWNARYKEKFGFVFLICASGRSTPEILSELKKRYSNRLIVELEIAAQEEMKITELRMAKLFESKARAVPATSTRQSVDPVKKSEGNPRRSRPPITTHVLDVARGCPGKGIEVQLEMWRNQQNYPSFKEQSSGNWSLLGSSVTDSDGRSGHLMNIIDDITPGIYRISFNTGKYNPSGFFPYISIVFEIKESQKSEHFHVPLLLSPFSVTTYRGS, translated from the exons ATGGAAGAGCAGCGATCATGGTCGGAGATCGACTTCCTCCGCTGCTGCGGAAGCTCCAAGTTCTCCCGGGCGATGATGGAGGCCTCTCCCTTCCCCGATCTCCAGCACGCCATCCAATTCGCCCGAAACATCTGGTTCAATGAG ATTGATGTTAATGGATGGCTTGATGCTTTTGCTGATCATCCCCCAATCGGAGCCACCTCCAAACCCATCTCACA GTGGAGCAAAGAAGAGCAGTCCACTGCAGTGGTTACTGCCACTGATTCCACTATGGAG GAATTGATAGAGTGGAATGCTCGGTATAAAGAAAAGTTTGGATTTGTGTTTCTCATATGTGCATCAGGGAGGAGTACACCTGAAATCCTCTCTGAACTCAAG AAGCGATACTCGAACCGGCTTATTGTTGAGCTGGAGATAGCAGCACAGGAGGAGATGAAAATCACTGAGCTTCGCATGGCGAAGCTTTTTGAGAGCAAAGCAAGAGCTGTCCCTGCAACATCCACCCGACAATCTGTGGATCCTGTAAAGAAATCTGAAG GTAATCCTCGACGTAGTCGTCCGCCAATCACAACCCATGTCTTGGATGTTGCACGTGGGTGTCCCGGAAAAGGCATTGAAGTTCAACTGGAGATGTGGAGAAATCAACAGAATTACCCCTCCTTCAAAGAACAGAGTTCTGGCAATTGGTCCTTGCTAGGATCTTCAGTCACCGACTCTGATGGCCGGAGTGGCCATCTTATGAACATCATCGATGACATTACCCCTGGGATTTATCGAATAAGCTTTAACACTGGCAAGTACAACCCTTCTGGTTTCTTTCCTTACATCAGTATCGTGTTCGAGATCAAGGAATCACAGAAGTCTGAGCATTTCCATGTCCCTTTACTTCTTTCACCCTTTTCCGTCACTACATACCGTGGCAGCTAA
- the LOC120272595 gene encoding uric acid degradation bifunctional protein TTL isoform X2, with amino-acid sequence MEEQRSWSEIDFLRCCGSSKFSRAMMEASPFPDLQHAIQFARNIWFNEIDVNGWLDAFADHPPIGATSKPISQWSKEEQSTAVVTATDSTMEELIEWNARYKEKFGFVFLICASGRSTPEILSELKKRYSNRLIVELEIAAQEEMKITELRMAKLFESKARAVPATSTRQSVDPVKKSEGIIGAHLVAGSEAPEDKPLVHSGNPRRSRPPITTHVLDVARGCPGKGIEVQLEMWRNQQNYPSFKEQSSGNWSLLGSSVTDSDGRSGHLMNIIDDITPGIYRISFNTGKYNPSGFFPYISIVFEIKESQKSEHFHVPLLLSPFSVTTYRGS; translated from the exons ATGGAAGAGCAGCGATCATGGTCGGAGATCGACTTCCTCCGCTGCTGCGGAAGCTCCAAGTTCTCCCGGGCGATGATGGAGGCCTCTCCCTTCCCCGATCTCCAGCACGCCATCCAATTCGCCCGAAACATCTGGTTCAATGAG ATTGATGTTAATGGATGGCTTGATGCTTTTGCTGATCATCCCCCAATCGGAGCCACCTCCAAACCCATCTCACA GTGGAGCAAAGAAGAGCAGTCCACTGCAGTGGTTACTGCCACTGATTCCACTATGGAG GAATTGATAGAGTGGAATGCTCGGTATAAAGAAAAGTTTGGATTTGTGTTTCTCATATGTGCATCAGGGAGGAGTACACCTGAAATCCTCTCTGAACTCAAG AAGCGATACTCGAACCGGCTTATTGTTGAGCTGGAGATAGCAGCACAGGAGGAGATGAAAATCACTGAGCTTCGCATGGCGAAGCTTTTTGAGAGCAAAGCAAGAGCTGTCCCTGCAACATCCACCCGACAATCTGTGGATCCTGTAAAGAAATCTGAAG GTATTATTGGAGCACACTTGGTAGCCGGTTCCGAGGCTCCTGAAGATAAACCTCTTGTACATTCAGGTAATCCTCGACGTAGTCGTCCGCCAATCACAACCCATGTCTTGGATGTTGCACGTGGGTGTCCCGGAAAAGGCATTGAAGTTCAACTGGAGATGTGGAGAAATCAACAGAATTACCCCTCCTTCAAAGAACAGAGTTCTGGCAATTGGTCCTTGCTAGGATCTTCAGTCACCGACTCTGATGGCCGGAGTGGCCATCTTATGAACATCATCGATGACATTACCCCTGGGATTTATCGAATAAGCTTTAACACTGGCAAGTACAACCCTTCTGGTTTCTTTCCTTACATCAGTATCGTGTTCGAGATCAAGGAATCACAGAAGTCTGAGCATTTCCATGTCCCTTTACTTCTTTCACCCTTTTCCGTCACTACATACCGTGGCAGCTAA
- the LOC120272595 gene encoding uric acid degradation bifunctional protein TTL isoform X1: protein MEEQRSWSEIDFLRCCGSSKFSRAMMEASPFPDLQHAIQFARNIWFNEIDVNGWLDAFADHPPIGATSKPISQWSKEEQSTAVVTATDSTMEELIEWNARYKEKFGFVFLICASGRSTPEILSELKKRYSNRLIVELEIAAQEEMKITELRMAKLFESKARAVPATSTRQSVDPVKKSEDRLGIIGAHLVAGSEAPEDKPLVHSGNPRRSRPPITTHVLDVARGCPGKGIEVQLEMWRNQQNYPSFKEQSSGNWSLLGSSVTDSDGRSGHLMNIIDDITPGIYRISFNTGKYNPSGFFPYISIVFEIKESQKSEHFHVPLLLSPFSVTTYRGS, encoded by the exons ATGGAAGAGCAGCGATCATGGTCGGAGATCGACTTCCTCCGCTGCTGCGGAAGCTCCAAGTTCTCCCGGGCGATGATGGAGGCCTCTCCCTTCCCCGATCTCCAGCACGCCATCCAATTCGCCCGAAACATCTGGTTCAATGAG ATTGATGTTAATGGATGGCTTGATGCTTTTGCTGATCATCCCCCAATCGGAGCCACCTCCAAACCCATCTCACA GTGGAGCAAAGAAGAGCAGTCCACTGCAGTGGTTACTGCCACTGATTCCACTATGGAG GAATTGATAGAGTGGAATGCTCGGTATAAAGAAAAGTTTGGATTTGTGTTTCTCATATGTGCATCAGGGAGGAGTACACCTGAAATCCTCTCTGAACTCAAG AAGCGATACTCGAACCGGCTTATTGTTGAGCTGGAGATAGCAGCACAGGAGGAGATGAAAATCACTGAGCTTCGCATGGCGAAGCTTTTTGAGAGCAAAGCAAGAGCTGTCCCTGCAACATCCACCCGACAATCTGTGGATCCTGTAAAGAAATCTGAAG ATCGATTAGGTATTATTGGAGCACACTTGGTAGCCGGTTCCGAGGCTCCTGAAGATAAACCTCTTGTACATTCAGGTAATCCTCGACGTAGTCGTCCGCCAATCACAACCCATGTCTTGGATGTTGCACGTGGGTGTCCCGGAAAAGGCATTGAAGTTCAACTGGAGATGTGGAGAAATCAACAGAATTACCCCTCCTTCAAAGAACAGAGTTCTGGCAATTGGTCCTTGCTAGGATCTTCAGTCACCGACTCTGATGGCCGGAGTGGCCATCTTATGAACATCATCGATGACATTACCCCTGGGATTTATCGAATAAGCTTTAACACTGGCAAGTACAACCCTTCTGGTTTCTTTCCTTACATCAGTATCGTGTTCGAGATCAAGGAATCACAGAAGTCTGAGCATTTCCATGTCCCTTTACTTCTTTCACCCTTTTCCGTCACTACATACCGTGGCAGCTAA
- the LOC120272147 gene encoding MND1-interacting protein 1 → MGSNARDKARAARKHRPKPIPPSAKPPASSATSSAAVSVPDPLPNPNPNPNLGSSADDPAAWGYCTEEQLEELLLKNLEFVYKEALSRLISLGYDEAVALKAILRSGHCYGSMDVLSNILQNAIASLNSSPQQEGQGSAAAAVVEPAGFSDLRHLEEYSLAGLVCLLQQYRPHLTRGDAMWCLLMADLHVGRANAIDVPSPELALCKLHAQYDRHTELSASAKSVLKRHAAALASHPSELPHPPMADASGVKDLDEDVVASAMKNLNLTSLEAGENDRDDPKMATIIDLCRQIQDLRVQVKERKEWAQQKALQAARKVSNDLMELRALRAEREENQRVRKGKQALEDTTMKKLAEMEAALRKASGQVDRANAEVRRLETENAEIRAEMEASKLSAAESAAACTEAARREKKCFKRLQVWEKQREKVQDEIAEERRKVVEVERHLTDVKEAQKRAEAKWKKEIKAKEHAIGKVDEERRAKEAAELEIKRKHEALRQKIELDFQRHKDDVQRLEEEYARLKAVAGTGEMVSQSSNAFTSEDTDTKRTTSDTSSQPQTASKRKQGSSRRVNGSRLCFICLKEEVSVVLLPCAHQTFCAKCNEDHEKKAKTRCPACQTVIEQRVRVYGASS, encoded by the exons ATGGGTTCCAATGCCCGCGATAAGGCCCGTGCAGCGAGGAAGCACCGACCGAAACCCATTCCACCATCGGCCAAACCCCCGGCCTCATCGGCCACCTCGTCGGCGGCTGTCTCCGTCCCCGATCCCCTCccgaaccctaaccctaatcctaatctgGGTTCATCCGCTGATGACCCTGCCGCTTGGGGCTACTGCACCGAGGAGCAATTGGAGGAGCTGCTTCTCAAGAACCTGGAATTCGTCTACAAGGAGGCTTTGTCTCGATTGATCTCGTTAGGGTATGATGAGGCGGTGGCTTTGAAGGCGATCTTGAGGAGTGGGCATTGCTATGGGTCGATGGATGTGCTGTCGAACATCTTGCAGAACGCGATCGCGTCTTTGAACTCGAGTCCGCAGCAGGAGGGGCAGGGGAGCGCGGCGGCGGCGGTGGTGGAGCCGGCGGGGTTCTCGGATTTGAGGCATTTGGAGGAGTACTCGCTGGCTGGATTGGTGTGCTTGTTGCAGCAGTACCGGCCGCACTTGACGCGCGGCGATGCCATGTGGTGTCTTCTAATGGCCGACCTCCACGTCGGCCGGGCGAACGCTATTGATGTCCCATCGCCTGAGCTCGCGCTCTGCAAGTTGCATGCTCAGTATGATCGTCACACTGAGCTCTCTGCCTCGGCGAAGTCGGTTCTCAAGCGCCATGCTGCTGCCCTTGCCTCTCACCCCTCTGAGCTGCCTCATCCGCCTATGGCGGATGCGAGCGGTGTTAAGGACTTGGATGAGGATGTTGTTGCCTCGGCGATGAAGAACTTGAATTTGACGAGTTTGGAAGCAGGGGAGAATGACAGGGATGATCCCAAGATGGCGACAATCATAGACCTTTGTAGGCAGATTCAGGACCTTCGTGTGCAGGTGAAGGAGCGCAAAGAGTGGGCACAACAAAAGGCACTGCAGGCTGCTCGGAAGGTCAGCAATGACTTGATGGAACTGAGGGCATTGCGGGCCGAGAGGGAGGAGAATCAGAGAGTGAGAAAGGGAAAACAGGCATTGGAGGATACTACTATGAAGAAGCTGGCAGAGATGGAGGCTGCATTGAGGAAGGCGAGTGGGCAGGTTGATCGGGCCAATGCTGAGGTGAGGAGGTTGGAAACAGAGAATGCAGAGATTAGAGCCGAGATGGAAGCATCCAAGCTTAGTGCTGCGGAGTCTGCTGCTGCTTGTACAGAAGCGGCGAGAAGGGAGAAGAAGTGCTTTAAACGGCTGCAGGTGTGGGAGAAGCAGAGGGAAAAGGTTCAGGATGAGATTGCAGAGGAGAGGAGGAAGGTTGTTGAAGTTGAGCGGCACCTCACTGATGTCAAGGAGGCACAGAAGCGTGCTGAG GCAAAATGGAAAAAGGAGATCAAGGCTAAAGAGCATGCTATTGGAAAGGTAGACGAGGAAAGGAGAGCAAAGGAAGCCGCCGAGCTtgagatcaagagaaaacatgaGGCACTGCGGCAGAAGATAGAACTTGACTTCCAGCGCCACAAGGATGACGTCCAAAGACTCGAAGAAGAGTATGCCCGTCTCAAAGCAGTGGCAGGAACTGGTGAGATGGTTAGCCAGTCATCAAATGCATTTACCTCGGAAGATACAGATACAAAAAGAACCACCAGTGATACCAGTTCACAGCCGCAGACAGCCTCGAAGCGGAAACAAGGATCATCCCGCCGGGTTAACGGCAGCAGGCTATGCTTTATCTGCCTGAAAGAAGAAGTTTCAGTGGTCCTCCTACCATGCGCCCACCAGACTTTCTGCGCCAAATGCAATGAGGATCATGAGAAAAAGGCGAAAACTCGCTGCCCTGCCTGCCAAACCGTGATTGAACAGAGGGTCCGAGTTTATGGTGCCAGCTCCTAG